A single genomic interval of Arachis duranensis cultivar V14167 chromosome 7, aradu.V14167.gnm2.J7QH, whole genome shotgun sequence harbors:
- the LOC107459227 gene encoding cyclin-D2-1 translates to MASSSLRSVSSLLCAEDNNSVFDENDYGGGSVLLADTWHHLRHQNRLTNGDLDFGARNHAIHWIQKVREQFGFGALSAYLSVNYLDRFLSSYELPKQRVWTMQLLAVACLSLATKINETDPPLCLDLQVGELKFVFEAKTIQRMELLVLSTLRWRMQSITPFSFIDYFLYKVNDDQNPTRDSIMRSIQLILSTVKGIECLAFRPSEIAAAIAIVVVRETKTVHTEKAISLLNHLVEKERVLKCVKLIQGLSSKDGFTNKDTRSGSVSAPLMPQSPIGVLDGVCLSYKSEDTHAAASYANINSSSHITSPDANKRRKLNNNNNNNNNNNNNNNNNSHAAPA, encoded by the exons ATGGCATCGAGTAGTTTGCGGAGTGTCTCAAGCCTTCTATGTGCAGAGGACAACAACAGCGTCTTCGACGAAAATGATTACGGCGGTGGTTCGGTGTTGTTGGCGGACACGTGGCATCATCTTAGGCATCAAAACCG NCTCACAAATGGGGATTTGGATTTTGGGGCCAGAAATCATGCCATTCATTGGATTCAAAAG GTTCGAGAGCAATTTGGCTTTGGAGCCCTCTCTGCTTATCTTTCAGTAAATTACTTGGACCGTTTTCTTTCTTCGTATGAACTACCA AAGCAAAGGGTTTGGACAATGCAATTGTTGGCTGTGGCTTGCTTATCTCTTGCAACCAAAATAAATGAGACTGATCCTCCTCTTTGCCTTGATTTGCAG GttggtgaattaaaatttgtatttgaaGCAAAAACAATCCAAAGAATGGAGCTTTTGGTACTTAGCACATTGAGATGGAGAATGCAATCAATTACCCCTTTCTCCTTCATTGACTATTTCCTTTACAAGGTCAATGATGATCAAAATCCAACAAGAGATTCAATTATGAGATCCATCCAACTTATACTGAGTACTGTAAAAG GGATTGAATGCTTGGCGTTTAGACCATCAGAGATTGCAGCTGCTATAGCAATAGTTGTGGTAAGGGAAACAAAAACAGTGCACACTGAGAAAGCAATTTCTCTTCTGAATCACCTAGTGGAAAAG GAGAGAGTGTTGAAATGTGTGAAATTAATCCAAGGGTTGTCATCAAAGGATGGTTTTACTAATAAGGACACAAGAAGTGGTTCTGTTTCTGCCCCTTTGATGCCACAAAGTCCAATTGGGGTGTTGGATGGTGTGTGCTTAAGCTACAAAAGTGAGGACACTCATGCTGCTGCTTCATATGCAAACATTAATTCATCTTCACATATTACTAGTCCAGATGCTAATAAAAGGAGGAagctaaataataataataataataataataataataataataataataataataattcccATGCAGCACCAGCATAG